In Paramormyrops kingsleyae isolate MSU_618 chromosome 18, PKINGS_0.4, whole genome shotgun sequence, the DNA window CAGACCCATCTATTCCTGCTTTTCCACCCCGGAAACCTCAGGTTTCTTGCTTACAGAAGTCTGGTCTTAACAGGATCAAACACCATTAACAATGCTGGCAGAAATCTATGCTGGATCTGCCTGAAGGtctaaaaatctaaaataaTATTGCTTCTGAAGAGAAATGGCATTTCCCATTTTCCTTTgataatgtcttttttttttaaaaaaaaaaaaaaaaaaaaaaggacaactGAATAACTACAAAAAACATCACAAAGTTCTCCACTGTTGTGGTTACATATGATAGACCCATGGTCAGCGTGAGAGGAGGGGTAGGTCACTGGAGTTCATGATGAGGCTGGAGTCCAGATTGAGGCTCTCTACAGACAGTGGACAAACAGTACATATGAATGATTATTCGAATttgtggtcattgttgacaccacagtgcacaacaacaaaatgtgtcctctgcatttaacccatatgtgacatcatgacatagcagggggcagctaattcagtgcttgggggcagtaccttgctcagggtacctcagtggtgccttgctggttggggattcaaaccagcaatttTTCAaatacaagtgtgcttccctaaccattaagccaccactgcccattcTGTTCCTAGAACTATGCAAGGACTGAATTGGGTCTGTAGTACTATTAACTGTTATACCTAATCTCTATTTATACTATACTTGTAAGACTCAAAAGATTGTGTCAGTAATGAGATTAcacaattcattatttatgtCAATTTAGTTGAAGCACTTATCCAGAAGCCTGGGCACATACAGATACAAAAGCTCAATGTGGGAGAGAAATTGTCATACATAGATACAAAGAGATCAGCGCTCACCCTGGTCAAAGTTGAGCTTTTTGGTAGTGGAGCCTTCACCCAGCCCTTCAATATCGACTAGGTCGCTGTTCACATCAGAGTCATTGAGGGCACTCAGGGTAACATCTGCATGAGCACATGCATGAATCAGGACATATCAAAAGAAACGGAGACAATGGGAAGAGGATGTTACAGCATGTTAAAATAGCGTGCATTCTGTGAGGTAGCACAATGATTTGGCAACTTAACATACAATATAATCTGAGCATGTCACACCCACCTGCTGTCTTCTGTTTTTTAATGGCTGGGGGAGCAGAGGTTGGGCCCTGCAATCCTGCAGTCACAACAACCTGTGAAGTAGGTACAGTGATGACCTGTGAGGCTGGGGCTGGCGTCACGGCCACGGCAGTCTTTTTAGTGGTCTTTTTGGGAGAGTCCGATGAAAGTGGCACACGGCTGTCCTCATAGAGCTTCCGTTTCACTGTGGTCTTGATCTGGGCACTGATTTGAGAAGGGGAACGGAATCATGAGGACAAAACTAGACAGGGCAGACCACTCCTTAAAAGTAGTTCACAAGCAGCTTTAAACAAACGTGCTTTTCAGACCTTGAATCTCAAACAGTTGTCTGGACATTTTAGTCATGAGACAAATTCGGCAACAAAAATGAGAGCATTTTCAGACAAAGCAGGAAGCTATCACAATTAATGCAAATAAATCTTAGGAATATCACCCACTTCTGATaaccacagtaaaaaaaaaaaactgctcccACATGAAATTATATCTTTTCAAATATATGGTTTCCTGGCATAACAGCCATTTGGAAAGTTTTCCAAACATCATTTCATCATTTTGATGGAATCTATTAGAAGATTGAACAAATTCTTTGAAAACAATGGGTAAGTGCTCAGTGTTTTTAATACAAAGCAAGTTTGAATAT includes these proteins:
- the bacc1 gene encoding BPTF-associated chromatin complex component 1 isoform X2; this encodes MQLHPVADSCPAGAKWTDTEIEMLRSAVRRFGDDLNSISSVIKERTVAQIKTTVKRKLYEDSRVPLSSDSPKKTTKKTAVAVTPAPASQVITVPTSQVVVTAGLQGPTSAPPAIKKQKTADVTLSALNDSDVNSDLVDIEGLGEGSTTKKLNFDQESLNLDSSLIMNSSDLPLLSR
- the bacc1 gene encoding BPTF-associated chromatin complex component 1 isoform X3: MTSASTKVGEIFSAAGAAFTKLGELTMQLHPVADSCPAGAQIKTTVKRKLYEDSRVPLSSDSPKKTTKKTAVAVTPAPASQVITVPTSQVVVTAGLQGPTSAPPAIKKQKTADVTLSALNDSDVNSDLVDIEGLGEGSTTKKLNFDQESLNLDSSLIMNSSDLPLLSR
- the bacc1 gene encoding BPTF-associated chromatin complex component 1 isoform X1, which encodes MTSASTKVGEIFSAAGAAFTKLGELTMQLHPVADSCPAGAKWTDTEIEMLRSAVRRFGDDLNSISSVIKERTVAQIKTTVKRKLYEDSRVPLSSDSPKKTTKKTAVAVTPAPASQVITVPTSQVVVTAGLQGPTSAPPAIKKQKTADVTLSALNDSDVNSDLVDIEGLGEGSTTKKLNFDQESLNLDSSLIMNSSDLPLLSR